Part of the Gemmatimonadaceae bacterium genome is shown below.
TCGGACGAGGACCCCAAGCGGCCGCTCACCGACCAGGCGATCGTGAACATCCTCAAGGAGAGCGGCGTCCAGATCGCCCGGCGCACCGTGGCCAAGTACCGCGATCAGTTAGGCGTGCTCTCGGCCCGGATGCGCAAGCGCGTATGAGCGCTGCCCTCGCGGGGCGGAGGCGTCGTGCCTAACGCTCCGGCCGCCATGTCGGTCCTCGATCGCCCGTACGCGCTGCCCGAGCGGCCGGTGGACGTGTCCGTGCTCGTGCCCGCCAAGGACGAAGCCGAGAATCTGCCCCTGTTCATGGAGCAGGCCGCGGCCGCGTTCGCAACGGCGCCGGCGTCGTTCGAGGTCGTGGTCGTGGACGACGGCTCGATCGATGCGACCTGGCCGGTGCTCGAAGAGCTCGCCACGCGCTATCCGTTCCTGCGCATCGCGCGCCACCGCCGGCGGCGCGGCATTGCCGACGCGTTGCGCACCGGATACCTCGAGGCGCAGGGCCGCGTGATGGTGTTCTATCCCGCGGATCTGCAGTACAAGCCCGAGGACATCCCGCGCCTCGTCGCGCCGATCCTCGCCGGCGACGCCGACATGGTGACGGGCTACAAACAGGGCAAGTACGAGAAGGCGTTCGTCTCGCGCATCTACAATGGGCTGAGCCGCGCGCTGTTCGACCTCCCGGTGCGCGATCTCAATTCGGTGAAAGCCTACCGCCGCGAAGTGATGGACGCGATTCCCGTTAGGCCGGACTGGCACCGCTACATGATCGCGATCGCCGCCGCGCAGGGCTTCACGGTCACGGAAGTGCCGGTGCCGCTCTACCCGCGCCACGCCGGACGCTCCAAGTTCGGCATCGCGCGCATCCCCGTGGGCGTCCTGGACATGCTCGCGGTGTGGTTCGAGCTGCGCTTCGGACAGAAGCCGCTGCTGCTGTTCGGCATGGTGGGCGCGGCGCTCTTCATCATCGGGGTGCTGGCCGGCATCGTCGCCCTGGCCATGCTCGCCCTCCGCGACGTGGGCGTGCGTGCGGTGTGGACGGTGATCCAGACCTGCCTCATTCTCGGCTCGATCTTCTTCGCCGCCGGCTTGTTAGGCGAGCAGATCGCCGGCCAGCGCGCGGAGCTGCGCGAGCTTCAACGCCGCGTGGACGAGGCGCGCGGCGGCGCCGACGACCACGTCGAGCGAGGTTAGGCACGTGCGCGTGCTCTTTCTCGCCCACTCGTTCCCGCGCACCGCGGGCGATGCGGCGGGGTCGTTCCTCTTGCGCCTCGCCCAGGCCCTCGAGGCCGAAGGCATCACCGTGCAGGTCGTCGCGCCGGCGGCGCCGGGCCTGGCCGACGCCGAACAGTTCGACGGCGTCGGCGTCGACCGGTTCCGGTATGCACCGCGCCGCTTCGAGCGCCTCGCCTATACCGGCACCATGGCGCAGGACGTGCGCGATTCCTGGAGCGCACGGCTCACCATGCTCAGCTTCCTCGGCTCGGAATTCGTGAGCGCGGTCCGATCCGGCCGCCGCTTCCAGCCGGACCTCGTGCACGCGCACTGGTGGTTCCCCGGCGGACTCGTCGGCACGTGGGTAGCATCGATGGCCGGCGTGCCGCTCATCACCACGCTGCACGGCAGCGACGTGCGCCTCGCACGCACCGTCGTCGGCGCCCGCCCGGTGTTCCGCCACGTCCTGCGGCACTCGGCGGCCGTGACCGCCGTGTCCAACTGGCTGGCGGGCGAAGCCGGCGCCGTCCTGCCGAACTTGAAGCCGGTCGTCGCGCCGATGCCCGTCGATACGACGCTCTTCGCGCCGGGCAGCGAACGCTCCACCGATCGGCTGTTGTTCGTTGGGCGCCTCAACGCGCAGAAGGGCGTGTCCACCCTCATCGATGCGCTGCCAGCGATACAGCAGCCCTACACCGTGGACATCATCGGCGACGGCCCCGACCGCACGTCGCTCGAAGCGCACGCGAGAGAGCTGCACGTGGCGGATCGCATCCGGTGGCAC
Proteins encoded:
- a CDS encoding glycosyltransferase, with protein sequence MPNAPAAMSVLDRPYALPERPVDVSVLVPAKDEAENLPLFMEQAAAAFATAPASFEVVVVDDGSIDATWPVLEELATRYPFLRIARHRRRRGIADALRTGYLEAQGRVMVFYPADLQYKPEDIPRLVAPILAGDADMVTGYKQGKYEKAFVSRIYNGLSRALFDLPVRDLNSVKAYRREVMDAIPVRPDWHRYMIAIAAAQGFTVTEVPVPLYPRHAGRSKFGIARIPVGVLDMLAVWFELRFGQKPLLLFGMVGAALFIIGVLAGIVALAMLALRDVGVRAVWTVIQTCLILGSIFFAAGLLGEQIAGQRAELRELQRRVDEARGGADDHVERG
- a CDS encoding glycosyltransferase — protein: MRVLFLAHSFPRTAGDAAGSFLLRLAQALEAEGITVQVVAPAAPGLADAEQFDGVGVDRFRYAPRRFERLAYTGTMAQDVRDSWSARLTMLSFLGSEFVSAVRSGRRFQPDLVHAHWWFPGGLVGTWVASMAGVPLITTLHGSDVRLARTVVGARPVFRHVLRHSAAVTAVSNWLAGEAGAVLPNLKPVVAPMPVDTTLFAPGSERSTDRLLFVGRLNAQKGVSTLIDALPAIQQPYTVDIIGDGPDRTSLEAHARELHVADRIRWHGALPHDALPPFYQRAAALVVPSIDEGLGLVAVEGQICATPVIAANSGGLGDIVRNGQTGVLVPPLDAPALASAIDDILANPDRAHELGAAGRVHALASFAPESAARRYAMLYRSTLEHAKKS